One segment of Pasteurella skyensis DNA contains the following:
- the rho gene encoding transcription termination factor Rho: MHLTQLKTMPISALLKLAEEQMGLENLGRLRKQDIIFAILKQHAKSGEDIFGKGVLEILPDGFGFLRSNDSSYLAGPDDIYVSPSQIRRFNLQTGDSIEGKIRPPKDGERYFALLKVAKINDDKPEVSRNKIFFENLTPLHPNSRLKMERGNGSSEDLTARILDLAAPIGKGQRGLIVAPPKAGKTVLLQNIAQSITANHPECELIVLLIDERPEEVTEMTRSVKGEVIASTFDEPASRHVQVAEMVIEKAKRLVEHKKDVVILLDSITRLARAYNTVTPASGKILSGGVDANALHRPKRFFGAARNMEEGGSLTIIATALVDTGSKMDDVIFEEFKGTGNMELHLSRKIAEKRVFPAINFNPSGTRKEDLITTPDELQKMWVLRKIIHPMDEVSAMEFLIDKLMVAKTNDEFFEIMKRS, translated from the coding sequence ATGCACTTAACACAGTTAAAAACAATGCCTATCTCAGCACTTTTAAAGTTGGCTGAAGAACAAATGGGCTTAGAAAATCTAGGTCGTTTACGTAAACAAGACATCATTTTTGCGATTTTAAAGCAACACGCAAAAAGTGGTGAAGATATTTTTGGAAAAGGCGTATTAGAAATTTTACCCGATGGTTTCGGTTTCTTACGTTCAAATGACAGCTCATATTTGGCTGGTCCTGATGATATTTATGTTTCTCCGAGTCAAATTCGCCGTTTTAATTTACAAACAGGGGATAGTATTGAGGGGAAAATTAGACCACCTAAAGATGGTGAACGTTATTTTGCTCTTCTTAAAGTTGCAAAAATTAATGATGATAAACCTGAAGTCTCTCGCAATAAAATCTTCTTTGAAAACCTTACCCCATTACACCCTAATTCTCGTTTAAAAATGGAACGAGGCAATGGATCTAGTGAAGATTTAACAGCTCGAATTTTAGATTTAGCTGCACCTATTGGTAAAGGGCAACGTGGATTAATTGTTGCACCTCCAAAAGCGGGTAAAACCGTGTTACTGCAAAATATTGCTCAAAGTATCACAGCAAACCATCCTGAGTGTGAATTAATTGTATTACTAATTGATGAACGCCCTGAAGAGGTAACAGAGATGACTCGTTCGGTAAAAGGAGAAGTGATCGCTTCTACTTTTGATGAGCCTGCTTCTCGTCACGTTCAAGTGGCAGAAATGGTAATAGAAAAAGCAAAACGTTTAGTTGAGCATAAAAAAGATGTGGTTATTTTGTTAGACTCTATTACTCGTTTAGCACGTGCTTACAATACTGTTACCCCAGCCTCAGGTAAAATCTTATCTGGTGGTGTGGACGCCAATGCATTACACCGTCCTAAGCGTTTCTTTGGTGCGGCTCGTAATATGGAAGAAGGCGGTAGCTTAACCATTATTGCAACAGCACTTGTTGATACAGGTTCTAAAATGGATGATGTGATTTTTGAAGAATTTAAAGGAACAGGTAATATGGAATTACACCTGTCTCGTAAGATTGCAGAAAAACGAGTATTCCCTGCGATTAACTTTAATCCATCAGGTACACGTAAAGAAGACTTAATCACCACCCCTGATGAGCTTCAAAAAATGTGGGTATTACGTAAAATTATCCACCCAATGGATGAAGTATCAGCAATGGAGTTCTTAATTGATAAACTTATGGTTGCTAAAACCAATGATGAGTTTTTTGAGATAATGAAAAGATCATAA